A region from the Chrysoperla carnea chromosome 4, inChrCarn1.1, whole genome shotgun sequence genome encodes:
- the LOC123299286 gene encoding intersectin-1, whose amino-acid sequence MAQIQGDPWTVQPRERARYEEQFKSLQPINGHINGSQAKGFMLQSQLPPVVLGQIWSLADTDADGKMDISEFSIACKLINLKLRGFEIPTVLPPALLNSVKNTPPAIPPLPTQIMNINQTPSTMGSTIIPPRPQPPKPASNDINLLAQQPIMQPNIMNQPPLVPLGSAISTNPAPLIQPSMPIMSQPTASLISGPTPSLIGGAAPLGGLVQPTIPAANVPGVLPPSIPGVLPSSIPGALPSVPGVVPSIPTSIISTGMPVKTETTTLPALPSMENLQGLISTAPISSTPIKPLESTVNTTPRNTMERIGSIESPMQIEWAVPHQTKLKFTQLFNTTDRSRSGYLSGPQARNLMLQSKLPHAVLAQIWALADMDSDGRLGCDEFVLAMYLCEQATMGKLPPAVLPTELIPPAFRRASVTSGTGVGTTSRHGSISSQGSQQPDGDPASSLPQTTFEDKRKENFEKGQAELERRRRALLEAQRAEAEARERKEREEQERKERAKAEQERKRQLEIQQQLQEQLEKERQLEEERKRQQEQREAARREMERQRQLEWEKQRSQELQQQRQRSQENVLKLKARNQTLSIELNSLTDQVKELSQKICNTRVGVSNVKTTIDGMRATRDTHMQELSQLKTKLKEQNARLIALSQEKLKLDTKNKMNLQNDQDHLDQTQMAFDNKEIIIKQLKDKLQDMEEQIGGKLSDIENNNLQLNDLTQQLNDLVSECEVIYNDYEAKKEKVLQMKNINNNAANDYQSAWKDTDNAWNSTSSADWGPPEDVTTNNSTSPSTSIKYRAIYEFVARNQDEISFQPGDIIMVPPEQNGEPGWLAGEIRGHLGWFPESYVEPVTDGSTTSESVLSGVKDDNILINRPLEGIAEVPEVVETVSQIPVANEVAAPAPVEAIGEPDYYVACYPYNSIEQGDLSFNAGDVIIVLKKEGEWWTGQNGDNIGIFPSNYVQKADMAPPNVPKQLEQAKQDIDNAQNKSSSDFDAEISAINDKRKSVDKSPDFAAMGSNTMTLKNSKKPEIATVLAPYQATSAEQLTLSRGQLIMIRKKSDSGWWEGELQAKGRKRQVGWFPATYVKVLESSGRNSGRNTPVSASKTDQQEMILDKVIALFPYTAQNVDELTFTKDDIISVTAREEPDWWRGELNGVSGLFPSNYVGPLQSSNNLEDKKRLENIYELINSQKQYLDDLLLVIEVFENPIEQSQCINVNLISKIFINWRDILYCDQLFYQDLMNCESNCYIIGDVISAHVNRMTPYTKFCSKQLSAASLLQHLLETSIPFRNEVKKCQNNPKTKGMPLSSFLIKPMQRITKYPLFISKILKHTDENHPDYYKLKKALVQMEKFCQEVNESVRRSENTTRLKWLQKHVLQSESLHIVFNSETKSLGPRQFIHYGVLIKVKSGKELLAFLFNDFLLLTLPSRPINNERLSFYRDSDIELKIYKQPFLIEDITLYNDIKMSSENLNNMMDKKRLIVLKTPNKILHLFAVTTNDCTLWIKQITEAKQNAEQNKITIQAKTNLNDFNEDNVVRYQGRLLINVMHGMHFQRQTGKIVCENVFCKVIMDKQEHKTESVNAVLRNNTNGKISDINNGCLLTNTIFEWNAPMQFHVHDIKSDILQFYVYENSIFTPDYYLGKASIKLWDIYNDTKTSNGPLIKQLILKETEAGEIVIKLDMQIFNNSFLN is encoded by the exons gtcCCTGGCAGATACAGATGCTGATGGAAAAATGGACATAAGTGAATTTTCAATCGCATGTAAATTGATTAATCTGAAGTTACGTGGCTTTGAAATACCAACAGTTTTACCACCAGCTCTATTAAATTCAGTGAAAAACACTCCCCCAGCGATACCCCCCTTACCAACACAGATAATGAATATAAATCAAACACCATCTACTATGGGTAGCACAATTATACCCCCGCGTCCTCAACCTCCAAAACCTGCATCAAACGATATTAATTTATTGGCACAACAGCCTATAATGCAACCTAATATTATGAATCAACCACCGTTAGTGCCATTAGGGTCGGCTATTTCAACTAACCCTGCACCCTTAATTCAACCTTCCATGCCAATAATGTCACAACCAACTGCATCCTTAATCAGTGGACCTACACCATCGTTAATTGGTGGTGCAGCACCATTAGGAGGCTTGGTACAACCAACGATTCCAGCAGCTAATGTTCCTGGTGTTTTACCACCCTCGATTCCCGGAGTTTTACCATCATCTATTCCTGGTGCTTTGCCATCTGTTCCTGGAGTTGTGCCATCTATTCCTACTTCAATTATTAGTACTGGTATGCCGGTTAAGACAGAAACAACAACACTACCAGCGTTACCTTCAATGGAAAATTTACAAGGTTTAATTTCAACGGCTCCAATTTCTTCTACCCCCATTAAACCACTTGAATCGACAGTGAATACGACTCCTCGAAACACTATGGAGCGCATTGGTTCAATTGAGTCTCCCAT GCAAATCGAATGGGCAGTTCCACatcaaacaaaattgaaatttacccAACTTTTTAATACCACTGATCGTTCACGATCTGGATACTTGAGTGGTCCACAAGCTAGAAATTTAATGTTACAATCGAAATTACCTCATGCAGTTTTAGCACAAATCTG GGCGTTAGCGGATATGGACTCAGATGGACGATTAGGTTGTGATGAATTCGTTTTGGCCATGTATTTATGCGAACAAGCAACCATGGGAAAATTGCCGCCAGCAGTATTACCCACTGAATTAATTCCACCAGCATTTCGACGTGCATCGGTCACTAGTGGAACGGGTGTTGGTACGACTTCACGACACGGGTCTATTTCTAGTCAAGGTTCCCAACAACCTGATGGGGATCCAGCTTCTAGCTTGCCACAAa CTACTTTCGAGGATAAGCGCAAGGAGAACTTTGAGAAGGGTCAAGCTGAATTAGAGCGACGTCGTCGCGCTTTGTTAGAAGCACAACGAGCTGAAGCTGAAGCGCGTGAACGTAAAGAACGGGAAGAACAAGAACGAAAAGAAAGAGCTAAAGCAGAACAGGAGCGTAAACGGCAGCTAGAAATACAACAACAACTTCAGGAACAACTTGAAAAAGAACGTCAACTTGAAGAGGAACGAAAACGACAACAGGAACAAAGAGAGGCAGCACGAAG gGAAATGGAACGTCAAAGACAGTTAGAATGGGAGAAACAACGTTCCCAAGAATTACAACAACAACGACAACGATCTCAAGAAAATGTGTTGAAATTGAAAGCACGCAATCAAACGCTTTCGATTGAATTAAATTCACTTACCGATCAAGTAAAAGAATTATCCCAGAAAATTTGTAATACTCGAGTGGGCGTCTCAAATGTAAAAACAACAATTGATGGAATGCGTGCAACACGAGACACACACATGCAAGAATTAtcacaattaaaaacaaaattaaaagagCAAAATGCACGATTAATTGCACTCAGtcaggaaaaattaaaattggacacgaaaaataaaatgaatttacaaaatgatcAAGATCATTTAGATCAAACACAAATGGCGTtcgataataaagaaattattatcaaacaatTGAAA gaTAAATTACAGGATATGGAAGAACAAATTGGTGGAAAATTAAgtgatattgaaaataataatttacaattaaatgatcTCACACAACAATTAAATGACTTAGTGAGCGAATGCGAAGTCATATATAACGATTATGAAGCAAAAAAAGAGAAG GTgctacaaatgaaaaatatcaacaacaatGCTGCAAATGATTATCAAAGTGCATGGAAAGATACTGACAACGCTTGGAATTCAACATCGTCTGCCGATTGGGGACCACCAGAAGATGTTACAACGAATAATAGTACATCGCCATCAACATCAATTAAATATCGTGCAATTTACGAATTTGTTGCACGAAATCAAGATGAAATATCATTTCAACCGGGTGATATTATTATGGTGCCACCGGAACAAAATGGTGAACCTGGTTGGTTAGCTGGTGAAATTCGTGGCCATTTAGGATGGTTCCCTGAATCATATGTGGAGCCTGTTACCGATGGAAGCACTACATCCGAAAGTGTATTATCTGGAGTTAAGGATGATAATATACTTATAAACCGGCCATTAga AGGTATCGCTGAAGTTCCGGAAGTCGTAGAAACTGTATCACAAATACCTGTTGCCAATGAAGTAGCAGCACCAGCACCTGTAGAGGCGATAGGAGAACCAGACTATTACGTTGCCTGTTATCCTTACAATTCAATAGAACAAGGCGATTTAAGCTTCAATGCAG GTGATGTAattatcgttttgaaaaaagaaGGCGAATGGTGGACTGGACAAAACGGTGATAATATTGGAATTTTCCCTTCAAATTATGTACAAAAAGCTGATATGGCG ccaCCGAATGTTCCAAAACAATTGGAACAAGCTAAGCAAGATATTGATAATGCACAAAATAAATCATCGTCAGATTTTGATGCAGAAATATCAGCGATTAACGATAAACGAAAATCTGTGGACAAATCACCAGATTTTGCGGCAATGGGTTCTAATACAATG acTCTCAAGAACTCGAAAAAACCAGAAATTGCTACAGTTTTGGCACCATATCAAGCAACCAGTGCTGAACAATTAACACTGTCACGAGGACAATTAATAATGATTCGTAAAAAATCCGATTCTGGTTGGTGGGAGGGTGAATTACAAGCAAAAGGACGCAAACGTCAAGTAGGCTGGTTTCCTGCTACATATGTTAAAGTATTAGAAAGTAGTGGTCGTAATAGTGGTCGAAATACTCCAGTTTCTGCAAGTAAAACTGATCAACAAGAAATGATATTAG atAAAGTAATTGCCTTGTTCCCATATACAGCACAAAATGTTGACGAATTAACATTTACAAAAGACGATATAATAAGTGTAACGGCCCGTGAAGAACCTGATTGGTGGCGTGGTGAATTAAATGGAGTATCTGGTTTATTTCCTAGCAACTATGTTGGACCCTTACAAt CTTCGAACAATTTAGAAGATAAAAAACGTTTGGAGAATATATACGAATTAATCAATTCACAAAAACAGTATTTAGATGATTTATTATTGGTAATCGAGGTATTTGAGAATCCAATCGAACAGAGTCAATGTATCAATGtgaatttaatatcaaaaatatttattaattggcGTGACATTTTATATTGTgatcaattattttatcaagaTTTAATGAATTGTGAAAGTAATTGTTATATTATCGGTGACGTTATTTCAGCTcat GTAAATCGTATGACGCCATacacaaaattttgtagtaAACAATTATCGGCCGCTTCGTTACTACAACATTTACTAGAGACATCGATACCATTTCGAAACGAAGTAAAAAAATGCCAAAATAATCCGAAAACAAAAGGCATGCCATTATCATCGTTCCTAATTAAACCAATGCAACGAATTACAAAATATCccttatttatatcaaaaattttaaaacatacagACGAAAATCATCCAG attattataaattaaaaaaagcctTAGTACAAATGGAGAAATTCTGCCAAGAAGTGAATGAAAGCGTTCGACGTAGTGAGAATACAACACGTTTAAAATGGttacaaaaacatgttttacAAAGTGAATCATTACATATTGTTTTTAACTCGGAAACGAAATCGTTAGGACCTAGACAATTTATACATTATGGTGTCTTAATTAAG GTTAAAAGTGGTAAAGAATTACTGgcctttttatttaatgattttctaCTTCTAACATTACCTAGTAGGCCTATTAATAATGAACGCCTATCATTTTATAGAGATTCTGAcattgagttaaaaatttataagcaa cCATTTTTAATCGAGGATATAACTTTATACAATGACATAAAGATGTCgtcagaaaatttaaataatatgatggataaaaaacgtttaatagtattaaaaacaccaaataaaattttacacttatTTGCTGTAACAACGAACGATTGTACGCTGTGGATTAAACAAATTACGGAGGCGAAACAAAATgcggaacaaaataaaattacaatacaagcaaaaactaatttaaatg ATTTTAACGAAGATAATGTTGTTCGATATCAAGGtcgtttattaataaatgtaatgcATGGAATGCATTTTCAACGACAGACTg gTAAAATTGTGTGTGAGAATGTATTCTGTAAAGTGATAATGGATAAACAAGAACATAAAACAGAAAGTGTTAACGCAGTTTTACGAAATAATACGAATGGAAAAATTAGTGATATCAATAATGGATGTTTATTAACGAATACGATATTTGAATGGAACGCACCCATGCAATTTCATGTACATGATATTAAATCGGATATATTGCAATTTTATGTCTACGAAAATAGTATATTTACGCCGGATT attatttaggTAAAGCATCAATAAAATTATGGGATATATACAACGATACAAAAACATCAAATGGACCCCTTATTAAACAGTTAATATTAAAGGAGACTGAAGCTGgtgaaattgttattaaattagatatgcaaatatttaataattcatttttaaattaa